In Streptomyces capitiformicae, one genomic interval encodes:
- a CDS encoding ribose-5-phosphate isomerase, with protein sequence MRVYLGSDHAGYELKNHLVEWLKAAGHEPVDCGPHIYDAQDDYPPFCLRAAERTAADADSLGIVIGGSGNGEQIAANKVAGVRAALAWSVETAALGREHNNANVVAVGARMHSQEDATKFVETFLNTPFSGDARHIRRIDMLASYETTGELPPIPAHHPQA encoded by the coding sequence ATGCGCGTCTACCTCGGCTCGGATCACGCCGGTTACGAACTCAAGAACCACCTCGTCGAGTGGCTGAAGGCCGCCGGGCACGAGCCCGTCGACTGCGGTCCCCACATCTACGACGCCCAGGACGACTACCCGCCGTTCTGTCTCCGCGCCGCCGAGCGCACGGCCGCGGACGCCGACTCCCTCGGCATCGTCATCGGCGGCTCCGGCAACGGCGAGCAGATCGCCGCGAACAAGGTGGCCGGCGTCCGCGCCGCCCTCGCCTGGAGTGTCGAGACCGCCGCGCTGGGCCGCGAGCACAACAACGCGAACGTCGTCGCCGTCGGCGCCCGCATGCACTCCCAGGAAGACGCGACCAAGTTCGTCGAGACCTTCCTCAACACCCCGTTCTCCGGCGACGCCCGCCACATCCGCCGCATCGACATGCTGGCGTCCTACGAGACCACCGGCGAGCTGCCGCCGATTCCGGCCCACCACCCTCAGGCGTAG
- a CDS encoding Fpg/Nei family DNA glycosylase translates to MPEGHTIHRLAQDYLAHFGGRKAHVTSPQGKFTDAAALLDGTPLTTAEAHGKHLFLHFGDADAEDWVHIHLGLFGKVGFGDAPAPPPTDTVRLRLRNDTSYVDLRGPTTCALITDGEKQAIHARLGPDPLRPDADPAVAYRRISRSRTTIAALLMDQKVIAGVGNVYRAEVLFRHRIDPYRAGKDITATQWEAMWADLVDLMHDGVRNNRIDTVRPEHTPEAMGRPPRVDDHGGEVYVYRRANLPCHICGGEIRTADLAARNLFWCPTCQET, encoded by the coding sequence GTGCCGGAAGGGCACACCATCCATCGCCTGGCCCAGGACTACCTCGCCCACTTCGGCGGCCGGAAGGCCCACGTCACCAGCCCCCAGGGCAAGTTCACGGACGCGGCGGCCCTCCTCGACGGCACCCCCCTCACCACCGCCGAGGCGCACGGCAAGCACCTCTTCCTGCACTTCGGTGACGCGGACGCCGAGGACTGGGTCCACATCCACCTCGGCCTCTTCGGCAAGGTCGGCTTCGGCGACGCCCCCGCGCCCCCGCCCACCGACACGGTCCGCCTCCGCCTGCGCAACGACACGTCGTACGTCGACCTCCGCGGCCCCACGACCTGCGCCCTGATAACGGACGGCGAGAAGCAGGCCATCCACGCCCGCCTCGGCCCGGACCCCCTCCGTCCGGACGCGGACCCGGCAGTCGCGTACAGACGGATCTCCCGCAGCCGTACGACGATCGCCGCGCTCCTCATGGACCAGAAGGTCATCGCGGGCGTCGGCAACGTCTACCGCGCGGAGGTCCTCTTCCGGCACCGCATCGACCCGTACCGCGCGGGCAAGGACATCACCGCCACCCAGTGGGAAGCGATGTGGGCCGACCTCGTCGACCTCATGCACGATGGCGTACGCAACAACCGCATCGACACCGTTCGCCCGGAACACACCCCGGAGGCCATGGGCCGCCCGCCCCGCGTCGACGACCACGGCGGCGAGGTCTACGTGTACCGCAGGGCCAACCTCCCCTGCCACATCTGTGGCGGCGAGATCCGCACCGCCGACCTCGCCGCCCGCAACCTCTTCTGGTGCCCCACCTGCCAAGAAACGTGA
- a CDS encoding GNAT family N-acetyltransferase, whose protein sequence is MTTELRVLREEDWNVWYDNLLRAFGGVPEPAEEREVSQAVTEYDRSIGAWDGAQCVGTAGAFDFRLTVPGGASVPTAGVTMVSVAATHRRRGVLTSMMRRQLDDIRSWGQPLAALTASEPDIYGRFGYGLATHRLGIEIDTTRVRLSVPPGTDDVRLRYAAPAEVLDVCEAVYARQVPERPGMLVRRPGWERAELLDTERHRDGASPLQCVVAERADGDGGGGSDVVGYARFRVKPDWTPSGAGGVVVLESLEALDAAAHAALWRFLFDLDLTGSIVSSRRPVDEPWLHMVSDVRRCGLQVKDDMYVRLVDVGAALRARTYQAPVDVVLEVEDTFCPWNSGRWRLTGDAKGADCERTGDTADLALSIRELGAAYLGGVSLASLGAAGRVRELRQGALAEASVGFFSATVAPWLPHGF, encoded by the coding sequence ATGACGACTGAGCTGCGGGTGCTGCGCGAGGAAGACTGGAACGTCTGGTACGACAACCTCCTCCGCGCCTTCGGCGGAGTCCCCGAACCCGCCGAGGAACGCGAGGTGTCACAGGCGGTCACGGAGTACGACCGGAGCATCGGCGCGTGGGACGGCGCCCAATGCGTAGGTACGGCGGGGGCGTTCGACTTCCGGCTCACCGTGCCCGGTGGCGCGTCCGTTCCGACGGCGGGCGTCACGATGGTGAGCGTCGCGGCCACGCACCGGCGGCGCGGCGTACTGACGTCCATGATGCGGCGGCAGTTGGACGACATCCGCTCCTGGGGCCAGCCGCTGGCCGCGCTGACCGCGTCCGAACCGGACATCTACGGACGGTTCGGGTACGGCCTCGCCACGCACCGGCTCGGCATCGAGATCGACACCACGCGCGTACGGCTGTCCGTGCCGCCCGGCACCGATGACGTACGGCTGCGGTACGCGGCGCCCGCCGAGGTCCTCGACGTGTGCGAGGCGGTGTACGCGCGGCAGGTGCCGGAGCGGCCGGGGATGCTGGTGCGGCGGCCCGGCTGGGAGCGGGCGGAGCTGCTCGACACGGAGCGGCATCGGGATGGCGCTTCGCCGTTGCAGTGCGTGGTGGCCGAGCGGGCGGACGGGGATGGGGGTGGCGGCTCGGATGTGGTCGGGTACGCCCGGTTCCGGGTCAAGCCCGACTGGACGCCCAGTGGGGCCGGGGGAGTTGTCGTACTGGAGTCCCTGGAGGCGCTGGACGCCGCCGCGCACGCCGCGTTGTGGCGGTTCCTCTTCGACCTCGATCTGACCGGGTCGATCGTGTCGAGCCGACGGCCCGTGGACGAGCCGTGGTTGCACATGGTGTCGGATGTGCGGCGGTGCGGGCTGCAGGTGAAGGACGACATGTACGTACGGCTGGTGGACGTGGGCGCGGCGCTGCGGGCGCGGACGTATCAGGCGCCGGTGGATGTGGTGTTGGAGGTCGAGGACACCTTCTGCCCCTGGAACTCGGGGCGTTGGCGGCTCACCGGTGACGCGAAGGGGGCCGACTGCGAGCGGACCGGTGACACCGCCGATCTCGCCCTCTCGATACGGGAGTTGGGGGCGGCCTATCTGGGTGGGGTGAGCCTCGCGTCGTTGGGGGCGGCCGGGCGGGTGCGCGAGCTCAGGCAGGGCGCGCTGGCGGAGGCGTCCGTGGGCTTCTTCTCGGCCACCGTCGCGCCCTGGCTGCCGCACGGGTTCTGA
- a CDS encoding PP2C family protein-serine/threonine phosphatase: MAAGRERRAAADTFTARMKKLVHRARTGVRKSAVDYFRGDGSDWIALAGLMLLIPVITGLTMFDEVWFSPAVLVLPIVAGGLLLRPASLLGLYAVAATALIIESVKLGPYTEGPARVTPGIVLVVAACGFFGLLIAQFRSRVGVPWRRGGTMLFDLRERIRVQSKLPQLPAGWHREMALRPAGGQSFSGDFVVAARTNGGRTLEVVLTDVSGKGMDAGSRALLLSGAFGGLLGSLPPHAFLPAANGYLLRQDWDEGFATSIHLVLDLDSGDYELFSAGHPPGLQLSAGTGRWEEKAAEGPLLGVYDGAQFDPVKGSLRPGDVLMLFTDGLVETSDRDIVEGIDRLTGEADRYVAGGFHGAAWHLIEAVAKDVNDDRALLLISREGPTRAP; this comes from the coding sequence ATGGCAGCAGGACGAGAGCGGCGCGCGGCGGCCGATACGTTCACGGCCCGGATGAAGAAGCTGGTTCACCGGGCCCGCACCGGCGTGCGCAAATCTGCCGTCGACTACTTCCGCGGCGACGGCTCCGACTGGATCGCGCTGGCCGGTCTGATGCTGCTGATCCCGGTGATCACCGGCCTCACGATGTTCGACGAGGTGTGGTTCTCGCCCGCGGTGCTGGTCCTCCCCATCGTCGCCGGTGGCCTCCTGCTCCGCCCCGCCAGCCTGCTCGGCCTGTACGCGGTCGCCGCGACCGCGTTGATCATCGAGTCCGTGAAGCTCGGCCCCTACACCGAGGGCCCGGCCAGAGTGACCCCCGGCATAGTGCTCGTGGTCGCCGCCTGCGGCTTCTTCGGCCTCCTCATCGCCCAGTTCCGCAGCCGCGTCGGCGTTCCCTGGCGCCGCGGCGGCACCATGCTCTTCGACCTGCGCGAACGCATCCGAGTCCAGAGCAAGTTGCCACAACTGCCCGCAGGTTGGCATCGCGAGATGGCCCTACGCCCCGCAGGCGGCCAATCGTTCTCGGGCGACTTCGTCGTGGCCGCCCGCACGAACGGCGGCCGAACCCTCGAAGTCGTCCTGACGGACGTCTCCGGCAAGGGCATGGACGCGGGCTCCCGCGCCCTTCTCCTCTCCGGCGCTTTCGGCGGTCTGTTGGGATCGCTCCCACCGCACGCGTTCCTCCCGGCGGCCAACGGCTACCTCCTCCGCCAGGACTGGGACGAGGGCTTCGCGACCTCCATCCATCTCGTTCTCGACCTCGACTCCGGCGACTACGAACTCTTCTCCGCCGGTCACCCCCCGGGCCTTCAGCTCAGCGCCGGCACCGGCCGCTGGGAGGAGAAGGCCGCCGAGGGCCCCCTCCTCGGCGTCTACGACGGCGCCCAGTTCGATCCGGTCAAGGGCTCCCTCCGCCCCGGCGACGTCCTCATGCTCTTCACCGACGGCCTCGTGGAAACCTCCGACCGAGACATCGTCGAAGGCATCGACCGCCTCACCGGCGAAGCCGACCGCTACGTGGCCGGCGGCTTCCACGGCGCCGCCTGGCACCTGATCGAGGC